One stretch of Chitinophaga pendula DNA includes these proteins:
- a CDS encoding glycosyltransferase family 4 protein, with amino-acid sequence MMRDVGLLAFQESMWPSLERTRAFYQETIAARFQTRDLGDVQAGIKGPLPDAIVNFMGAAGWTLPELPGCPLIFGMHGGAILDQAFLRQHLGRLRTTDVLLVNCQSDSDILQGMFEGEGPVCSQLPLPVDGQYFRPLDNAEVRAQLPLADVDYVVGYVCRLLPQKNLHRYLLMLRALKAALPGKRIKGIIIGKYWVDYPVLNYVTETYPGYIQQQIQQYGLQQDLLYFPGNLSNEELGLCYNAMDVLIHPTNSIDENFGYAPVEAMACGTPVIGAAYGGVKDTVIRGETGYLMPTWMTPAGIRMDSWGGYQAALRLLQDEALRRQMSAAALKRAEYFSRENCSRILADTIEAAIIRYQQSPGRPVQLRPEAPVPAKTAYLPAIEQSWEHYIAPVQHYVSIAVPKVTLEDQVYLAAPLHGEGAATVVLDDPAWPARYELNTQERAVVTYCDGTVSVKELLAQSGADLPCIQHLVDIGLLCYTAMNN; translated from the coding sequence ATGATGAGAGATGTGGGGTTACTGGCCTTCCAGGAAAGTATGTGGCCCAGTCTGGAACGGACGCGGGCTTTTTACCAGGAGACGATCGCTGCCCGTTTTCAGACCCGCGATCTAGGGGATGTGCAGGCAGGGATCAAAGGCCCCTTGCCTGATGCGATTGTCAATTTTATGGGAGCAGCAGGATGGACGTTACCTGAATTACCCGGTTGTCCATTGATATTTGGCATGCATGGAGGAGCGATCCTGGACCAGGCGTTCCTGCGACAACATCTGGGACGCTTGCGTACTACGGACGTGCTGTTGGTGAACTGCCAGTCGGATAGCGACATACTGCAAGGTATGTTTGAAGGCGAGGGACCTGTATGCAGCCAGCTGCCATTGCCGGTAGACGGGCAGTATTTCCGTCCGCTGGATAATGCGGAAGTCCGTGCTCAACTGCCACTGGCGGACGTGGATTATGTAGTGGGATATGTATGCCGCCTGTTGCCGCAGAAGAACCTACACCGTTACCTGCTGATGCTGCGTGCCTTGAAAGCGGCATTACCCGGCAAACGTATCAAGGGGATCATCATCGGCAAATACTGGGTGGACTATCCAGTGCTTAACTATGTTACAGAAACCTATCCCGGTTATATACAACAACAGATACAGCAATACGGATTACAACAGGACCTGTTGTATTTCCCCGGCAATCTGAGCAATGAAGAGCTGGGGCTTTGTTACAATGCGATGGATGTGCTGATACATCCGACTAATTCTATCGATGAGAATTTCGGTTATGCTCCCGTAGAGGCGATGGCCTGTGGTACACCGGTCATTGGTGCTGCTTACGGAGGGGTGAAAGATACGGTGATCAGGGGGGAGACCGGTTACCTGATGCCTACCTGGATGACGCCTGCAGGTATCCGTATGGATAGCTGGGGAGGTTATCAGGCTGCGTTGCGTTTATTGCAGGATGAGGCGTTGCGCCGGCAGATGTCGGCGGCGGCCTTGAAGCGGGCGGAATATTTCAGCCGGGAGAACTGCAGCCGGATATTGGCAGATACGATCGAAGCGGCCATTATCCGATACCAGCAATCACCCGGCAGGCCGGTACAGCTGCGTCCCGAAGCGCCGGTGCCGGCGAAGACGGCTTACCTGCCTGCCATCGAGCAGTCCTGGGAGCATTATATAGCGCCGGTACAGCATTATGTAAGTATAGCCGTGCCGAAGGTCACACTGGAAGACCAGGTATACCTGGCCGCACCTTTACATGGCGAAGGCGCTGCTACTGTAGTACTGGATGATCCTGCGTGGCCTGCCCGTTACGAGCTTAACACACAGGAGCGAGCTGTCGTCACCTATTGCGATGGCACCGTAAGCGTAAAGGAACTCCTGGCACAAAGCGGGGCTGACCTGCCCTGTATACAACACCTGGTGGATATAGGACTACTATGTTACACCGCTATGAATAACTAA
- a CDS encoding galactosyltransferase-related protein produces MQSVLFSIIIPWSNRPSLLQTLQDNRAAFLSYPTEIIIVNGGGDEAMLTDIVRQADLDIQVLSLSAMKVFNKCYCLNVGAHHAKGQYLFFLDADIIFTEALLTEVLTYLPADHFVTVEKVKESAAKPGGPSSYLSELAYYIEIADITQRRVKIETSRIFINEKSRSAPGLIFMKRADFETVNGMNAALEGWGWEDNDLLARLQLVLALQWKRCGSAIHLTHGDDVRVLPAGSRQVSEQRNFGICLDNYSQGNYLGTYKQDIESYLGTPVAP; encoded by the coding sequence ATGCAGTCCGTGTTATTCTCAATTATCATCCCCTGGAGCAACCGGCCCAGCCTGTTGCAGACCTTACAAGACAACAGGGCTGCATTCCTTTCCTATCCCACAGAGATCATCATCGTAAATGGCGGCGGCGACGAGGCGATGTTGACAGACATTGTCCGGCAGGCAGACCTGGATATACAGGTCCTTTCTCTCTCCGCGATGAAGGTCTTCAACAAGTGTTACTGTCTGAATGTAGGCGCACACCATGCAAAAGGGCAGTACCTGTTCTTTTTGGATGCGGATATCATCTTTACCGAAGCATTGTTGACAGAGGTGCTTACCTATCTGCCGGCAGATCATTTTGTGACGGTAGAGAAAGTGAAAGAGTCAGCTGCCAAACCTGGTGGTCCATCCAGCTACCTGTCGGAGCTGGCCTATTATATCGAGATCGCCGATATTACTCAGCGGCGTGTGAAGATAGAGACCAGCCGTATATTCATCAATGAAAAGAGCCGCAGCGCTCCCGGACTGATATTTATGAAGCGGGCAGATTTCGAAACGGTGAACGGGATGAATGCTGCACTGGAAGGATGGGGATGGGAAGACAACGACCTGCTGGCCAGATTACAGCTCGTACTGGCATTGCAATGGAAACGTTGTGGCAGCGCGATACACCTGACGCATGGCGACGATGTACGTGTACTGCCGGCAGGCAGCCGGCAAGTCAGCGAGCAAAGGAACTTCGGTATCTGCCTGGATAACTACAGCCAGGGCAACTACCTGGGTACCTACAAGCAGGACATTGAAAGTTACCTGGGAACACCGGTAGCTCCCTGA
- a CDS encoding UDP-N-acetylglucosamine 2-epimerase, with product MIPPRANDITVRTQVDLSNSTGKPLYLILIATKPCYIKLASLILALEEKQVPYLAIDTGQHFEKDLVNAREELRYEQLVSIYLHVRGGMMERTGDLAEKVNWLGTLLRNMGLRMPAIPVVSGDTYTAGMFPLLWYLKTSIRSIHVEAGLRSYSPFHHLDAGAAYRDYIDLQRHSCEWRSVRDDPFPEGIDTRLATLCSQLYLAPVAFNEQRLLEEGVPGSDIKIVGSLSADAVALIRREHIQQSIFEIYPFLSEGKWLRVDLHRRENMDGRTLLVLFEAMQQLGDSGLQIVLVLSNALSKAIQVYGLQPQLDALQRKGNIRITPLWPLYHHVMEFLASAHCLGVYTDSGGLQEETQIMDIPCITCRFSTDRPETILQVHNNLLVPPVSATFIYESLVHIFSNQDTLFSNHEKQLYQVAVGDRIAGILQTYVPIASRVGQDIFEAVSV from the coding sequence ATGATACCCCCTCGTGCAAATGACATTACAGTACGTACGCAAGTAGACTTATCCAATTCTACGGGAAAACCCCTGTACCTGATCCTGATTGCGACCAAACCTTGTTATATTAAACTGGCCAGTCTGATACTGGCCTTGGAAGAGAAGCAGGTGCCTTACCTGGCTATAGACACCGGTCAGCATTTCGAAAAAGACCTGGTGAATGCCCGTGAAGAGCTGCGGTATGAGCAGCTGGTATCCATATATCTACATGTGAGGGGCGGTATGATGGAGCGGACCGGCGACCTGGCGGAAAAAGTCAACTGGCTGGGTACGTTACTGCGTAATATGGGACTGCGTATGCCTGCCATCCCGGTAGTATCCGGAGATACGTATACGGCGGGTATGTTCCCATTACTCTGGTATCTGAAGACGAGCATCCGGAGCATACATGTGGAGGCGGGATTAAGATCCTATTCGCCTTTCCACCACTTGGATGCGGGGGCTGCTTACCGGGATTATATTGACTTGCAGCGGCATAGTTGCGAGTGGAGATCTGTACGGGATGATCCTTTCCCTGAAGGCATCGATACCAGGCTTGCGACCCTGTGTTCACAACTGTACCTGGCGCCGGTAGCTTTTAACGAGCAGCGGTTGCTGGAGGAAGGAGTACCTGGCAGTGACATTAAGATTGTAGGATCGCTGAGTGCAGATGCGGTGGCCCTGATCCGCCGGGAGCATATACAGCAGTCTATATTTGAGATCTATCCTTTTCTATCCGAAGGGAAATGGTTGCGGGTAGACCTGCACCGGCGGGAGAACATGGACGGCCGTACGTTGCTGGTCTTGTTCGAAGCCATGCAGCAGTTGGGAGACAGCGGTCTGCAGATCGTACTGGTACTCTCCAATGCATTGAGCAAAGCGATACAGGTATACGGACTGCAACCGCAGCTGGATGCATTACAACGTAAAGGTAATATACGGATAACGCCGCTATGGCCACTGTATCACCATGTGATGGAGTTCCTCGCCTCAGCGCATTGTCTTGGTGTATATACTGACAGTGGTGGATTGCAGGAGGAGACCCAGATCATGGACATCCCCTGTATCACCTGCCGGTTCAGTACAGACCGGCCGGAGACGATCCTGCAGGTGCATAATAACCTGCTGGTGCCGCCTGTCAGTGCTACTTTTATCTATGAGTCACTCGTGCATATCTTTTCCAACCAGGATACTTTATTCAGTAATCACGAAAAACAACTATACCAGGTAGCGGTAGGTGACCGTATTGCCGGTATATTGCAGACATATGTGCCGATAGCCAGCCGTGTGGGGCAGGATATATTTGAAGCGGTAAGTGTATAA
- a CDS encoding ABC transporter permease: MLLNYLLTAKRNLLRHKRIFFLNLFGLSIGIATCILIFLLVRHELSYDSQHHQGSRIYRVVQQQQFAGAAQQVATTSGMLGPAMEQEFPEVEESVRLLLRRNILVGNGMDHYPRETIAMADSTFFKVFDVDFIAGNPATAITRPQSMVLTESAARRYFGKKEALGQYITIANRKDYMVTGIIRDLPENAHFHFDGLTSLEVSGWMKNWYISGLWTYVLIKANSDAAKLDDKLPLIISKYRDPKDVSQVQLHLQPLQDIHLHSNMAQEIEANGDISIVWIFSFTALVILSLAGVNYVTLVTAQHHARLKEIGIRKAIGAHRGQLISQFMTESYVVVFLSFIMALLLSWLCLPLFNRVTQQAFHWTMLFLPGNLLSYLLGILIFGALAGGYPALYLSRFTPTAALRAKVATRGRSGFTFRMGAVIFQFTVSIILIISSLVASQQLSYISDKSLGYNKAHLLNVVIRDPKWFGNTDPIKQAFLKQPGVVKVAATLNPLGDELDASDVKLPATSKEETRLLAVSMVDYDYLQTLELPIVAGRGFSADYATDTTHAFIINETAARKFGWKKAEEAIGKELEYLGGDRVKEPVIGVVKDFHMASLHQEIQPLLLLCWPSRLSSLVVRIKGGDREQTLAGLRSAWQQFGSPYPLEISFVSDSLDALYQQDKQARSVINLFMAMAIVIAGLGLFGLSALTAQQRTKEMAIRRTLGASATHVVLLLYKSFVPLVLVANVIAWPVAWWLTRRWLEDFSYRTSLNYLNFLYSGVAALIVAVVTVSYHALRTARQQPVTSLRKE; encoded by the coding sequence ATGTTGCTGAACTATCTGTTAACGGCGAAGCGGAATTTATTACGTCATAAGCGAATATTTTTTCTGAACCTGTTCGGGCTATCGATCGGTATTGCTACCTGCATACTGATCTTTTTGCTGGTCAGGCATGAGCTCAGTTATGATAGTCAGCATCACCAGGGGAGTCGTATCTACCGGGTGGTACAGCAGCAGCAATTTGCCGGTGCGGCACAACAGGTGGCTACTACCAGCGGGATGTTAGGGCCTGCGATGGAGCAGGAATTTCCGGAGGTGGAAGAAAGCGTACGGTTGTTGCTGCGAAGGAATATATTGGTAGGTAACGGCATGGATCATTATCCACGGGAGACGATCGCGATGGCTGACTCTACTTTTTTCAAGGTATTTGATGTGGATTTTATCGCCGGTAACCCTGCTACTGCCATTACCCGTCCGCAAAGTATGGTGCTGACGGAGTCTGCCGCCAGGCGTTATTTCGGAAAAAAGGAAGCATTAGGACAATACATAACGATCGCTAACCGTAAAGACTATATGGTCACCGGCATTATCAGGGACTTGCCCGAAAATGCGCATTTTCATTTTGACGGGCTTACTTCGCTGGAGGTGAGCGGCTGGATGAAGAACTGGTATATCAGCGGGCTGTGGACCTATGTGCTGATCAAAGCAAATAGTGATGCAGCGAAACTGGATGATAAATTACCACTGATCATCAGTAAGTACCGGGACCCCAAAGATGTATCACAGGTACAACTACACTTACAGCCTTTGCAGGACATCCACCTGCATTCCAATATGGCCCAGGAGATCGAGGCTAATGGTGATATTTCCATTGTATGGATCTTCTCTTTTACGGCATTGGTGATCTTGTCGCTGGCCGGTGTCAACTATGTGACGTTGGTGACGGCGCAGCATCATGCAAGATTGAAAGAGATTGGTATCCGTAAGGCCATTGGTGCACATCGCGGGCAGTTGATCTCCCAGTTCATGACGGAATCTTATGTAGTGGTGTTCCTCTCTTTTATAATGGCGTTGCTCTTATCCTGGCTGTGTTTGCCATTGTTCAACCGGGTTACGCAGCAGGCTTTTCACTGGACGATGTTGTTCCTGCCAGGCAACCTGTTGAGTTACCTGTTGGGCATATTGATCTTTGGCGCATTGGCGGGAGGTTATCCTGCTTTGTACCTGTCCCGTTTTACGCCTACGGCGGCGTTGCGTGCCAAGGTGGCAACAAGGGGGCGTTCAGGTTTTACTTTCCGCATGGGAGCGGTGATCTTCCAGTTCACCGTGTCGATCATCCTGATCATTTCCTCCCTGGTAGCATCGCAACAACTGTCTTATATCAGCGATAAATCGCTGGGTTATAATAAAGCGCATTTGCTGAATGTGGTGATCCGTGATCCGAAATGGTTCGGTAATACAGACCCGATCAAACAGGCATTCCTGAAGCAGCCGGGCGTAGTAAAGGTGGCGGCTACGCTCAACCCCCTGGGAGATGAGCTGGATGCCTCGGATGTAAAGCTACCGGCTACCTCAAAGGAAGAGACGCGGTTGCTGGCGGTGTCTATGGTAGACTATGATTACCTGCAGACGCTGGAGCTGCCGATAGTGGCCGGCCGTGGTTTCTCTGCGGATTATGCTACTGACACCACGCATGCTTTCATCATCAATGAGACGGCTGCCCGAAAGTTTGGCTGGAAGAAGGCAGAAGAAGCGATCGGCAAAGAGCTGGAGTACCTGGGAGGCGACCGGGTGAAGGAGCCGGTGATAGGCGTTGTGAAGGACTTCCATATGGCGTCGCTGCACCAGGAGATACAACCTTTGTTGCTGTTGTGCTGGCCGAGCCGGTTGTCATCATTGGTTGTACGTATCAAGGGCGGTGACAGGGAGCAGACGCTGGCAGGATTACGTAGTGCCTGGCAACAGTTTGGTTCTCCTTACCCATTAGAAATAAGTTTTGTTTCAGATTCACTGGATGCATTGTATCAGCAGGACAAGCAGGCGAGGAGTGTGATCAACCTGTTTATGGCGATGGCGATCGTGATAGCGGGCTTGGGATTGTTTGGGCTGTCAGCGCTGACGGCGCAGCAACGTACTAAAGAAATGGCCATACGCCGTACGCTGGGTGCTTCAGCTACGCATGTGGTATTACTGTTGTATAAAAGTTTTGTTCCCCTGGTACTGGTTGCCAACGTGATTGCCTGGCCGGTGGCCTGGTGGTTGACCCGGCGTTGGCTGGAAGATTTCTCCTACCGTACCTCCCTTAATTACCTCAATTTTCTCTATTCCGGAGTAGCTGCTTTGATCGTCGCTGTCGTAACGGTGAGTTATCATGCGTTGCGAACTGCCCGCCAACAGCCGGTGACCAGCCTGCGAAAGGAATAG
- a CDS encoding carbamoyltransferase N-terminal domain-containing protein, with protein sequence MIICGIKLTHDGAVALIDNGRLVFCYELEKLNNRKRHALLDNFNLVTAILEKNGYTAEMVDRYVIDGWDDYGEFEAEEPLPYGWIVYAGDQPVKFILSRYGHQVTATEDVLAPTVFTQETLSLTYHSYLHVAGHIASTYCTSPFAAARQDAYCLVWDGGMYPQLFFYNAGADRMTNLGAVAALNGNVYSLFAQQFSPFKEQARNAYDLSIAGKVMAYVGLGSVHWDLLEGFRQLFRAEKRAWSSVELVQALMAVMADFPEMEGADAIATFDRFLELELLEGLRVLVTQQGQAAAPLCYAGGCALNIKWNSAIRSSGLFTGVWIPPFPNDAGNAIGVACCEMMHATSHRVLQWDVYSGPGVRDVPVEASGWSQRACSIADLATLLYESGEPVVMLNGRAELGPRSLGNRSILADARSMAMKQLLNDIKQREDYRPVAPVCLEERAPELFIPGSPDPLMLYDHQVREEWLDRIPAVCHVDGSARLQTINRAENAVLYELLTAYEQLSGVPLLCNTSANYKGAGFFPDVDSVIKWGKVNYVWSRNTLYFRVAAVSALPSEEVHQSLLPS encoded by the coding sequence ATGATTATCTGTGGTATTAAACTGACACATGACGGTGCCGTTGCACTGATAGATAATGGCCGGCTGGTATTTTGTTATGAGCTGGAGAAGCTGAATAACAGGAAGCGGCATGCCCTATTGGACAACTTTAACCTGGTAACAGCCATCCTCGAAAAGAACGGTTATACGGCGGAGATGGTAGACCGATATGTGATCGATGGCTGGGATGATTATGGGGAGTTTGAAGCGGAAGAGCCCTTGCCATATGGTTGGATCGTGTATGCAGGGGATCAGCCGGTGAAGTTTATACTTTCCAGGTATGGTCACCAGGTGACAGCTACGGAGGATGTGCTGGCGCCTACTGTCTTCACACAGGAGACGTTATCGCTTACTTATCACTCTTATCTGCATGTGGCAGGGCATATCGCCAGCACCTATTGTACCAGCCCATTTGCTGCTGCGCGGCAGGATGCCTATTGCCTGGTATGGGATGGCGGTATGTATCCGCAGCTGTTCTTTTATAATGCCGGTGCGGACCGTATGACTAACCTGGGAGCGGTAGCTGCGCTGAACGGTAATGTATATTCCTTGTTTGCACAGCAGTTCTCTCCATTTAAGGAGCAGGCCAGGAATGCTTACGATCTCTCCATTGCCGGTAAAGTGATGGCGTATGTGGGATTGGGTAGTGTGCATTGGGACCTGCTGGAAGGGTTCCGGCAGTTGTTCCGGGCCGAGAAGCGTGCCTGGAGCAGTGTGGAGCTGGTACAGGCCCTGATGGCGGTAATGGCAGATTTTCCGGAGATGGAGGGCGCCGATGCGATCGCTACGTTTGACCGTTTCCTGGAGCTGGAGCTGTTAGAAGGATTGCGTGTGTTGGTAACACAACAGGGGCAGGCGGCAGCGCCGCTTTGTTATGCCGGCGGTTGTGCCCTGAATATAAAATGGAACAGTGCGATCCGGTCTTCGGGGTTATTTACAGGTGTGTGGATCCCACCGTTCCCCAATGATGCTGGTAATGCGATCGGGGTAGCCTGTTGTGAGATGATGCATGCTACTTCACACCGTGTACTGCAGTGGGACGTATATAGCGGTCCTGGTGTGCGGGATGTACCGGTAGAGGCCAGTGGCTGGTCGCAACGTGCGTGTAGTATAGCCGACCTGGCGACGCTCTTGTATGAGAGTGGCGAGCCGGTGGTGATGCTGAACGGACGTGCGGAATTGGGACCCAGATCGTTGGGTAATCGCAGTATACTGGCAGATGCCCGGAGCATGGCGATGAAACAACTACTGAATGATATCAAACAGCGGGAAGATTACCGGCCGGTGGCGCCGGTATGCCTGGAAGAACGGGCACCGGAGCTGTTTATTCCAGGCAGCCCTGACCCGTTGATGTTGTACGATCACCAGGTGAGGGAGGAGTGGCTGGACCGGATACCGGCGGTATGTCATGTGGATGGGAGTGCCCGTTTACAAACCATCAACCGGGCGGAGAATGCCGTGTTGTATGAATTACTGACTGCTTATGAGCAGTTGTCGGGAGTGCCGTTGTTGTGTAATACCAGTGCCAACTATAAGGGCGCCGGATTTTTCCCTGATGTGGATAGTGTGATCAAGTGGGGAAAGGTAAATTATGTATGGAGCCGCAACACGCTTTATTTCAGGGTGGCGGCTGTATCGGCATTACCATCGGAGGAGGTGCACCAGTCGTTGTTGCCATCATAG
- a CDS encoding ArsR/SmtB family transcription factor gives MDELFKGIADPVRREMLELLRRQPLNVNQINEHFEGISRQAVSKHLGVLEACGLVKIYQAGRERYGYLNRGAFFQLRDWLQEYLQLDRQSVKNDHGVFLERKIYQPGMELTYPVMLQAMLSKDRSFDTIFYNAVKTTGIFCKPSCGANPKPDNVIFYSTREDAIKNGYRACKRCKP, from the coding sequence ATGGATGAGCTATTTAAAGGTATTGCTGATCCTGTCAGGAGGGAGATGCTGGAATTGTTGCGGAGGCAGCCATTGAATGTAAACCAGATCAATGAGCATTTTGAAGGTATCAGCCGGCAGGCGGTCTCAAAGCACCTGGGGGTATTGGAGGCGTGTGGGTTAGTAAAGATCTACCAGGCTGGGCGGGAGCGCTATGGTTATCTGAACAGGGGGGCGTTTTTCCAGCTGAGGGATTGGTTGCAGGAGTATCTGCAGCTGGATCGTCAATCAGTCAAAAATGACCATGGGGTGTTCCTGGAGCGTAAGATATATCAACCAGGCATGGAGTTGACTTACCCGGTGATGTTGCAGGCGATGTTGAGTAAGGACCGGTCTTTCGATACGATCTTTTACAATGCGGTGAAGACGACGGGAATATTCTGCAAGCCCTCTTGTGGGGCGAATCCCAAGCCTGACAATGTGATTTTTTATTCCACAAGGGAGGATGCGATCAAAAACGGGTATAGGGCCTGTAAGCGTTGTAAGCCCTGA
- a CDS encoding DNA-3-methyladenine glycosylase 2 produces MKIQLPVTDHSNFSYTACLGFLGRSDRECLHQVVDGRIYKMMVYEGQPVLLCITEDREQQSLVAEVLYTGEGAVSAEAVRGYVTQWLHLDADLRSFYAFAAVDPVLGPLVARYKGLRLIGIPDLFEALTWTITGQQISLPFAYTLRKRFVTAFGYALEHGGATHYVYPVPEVVTAVPAEWMTDMQYSRGKAAYIHVIAAAMASGQLDGQRLKEMGYSDALQYLRSFKGIGNWSANYVLMKYARFPEALPLEDAGLHNALRRQLALPAKPTLKEVSALTAHWGEHAAYATFYLWYSFLEPGKLPLGYPDAE; encoded by the coding sequence ATGAAGATACAGTTGCCGGTGACGGATCATTCGAATTTTTCATATACTGCCTGTTTGGGATTCCTGGGACGATCGGACCGGGAGTGTCTGCACCAGGTAGTGGATGGGCGGATATACAAGATGATGGTGTATGAAGGGCAACCTGTGTTGTTGTGTATTACGGAGGACAGGGAACAGCAGTCGCTGGTGGCGGAGGTATTGTATACCGGTGAGGGGGCCGTATCTGCAGAGGCTGTGCGTGGTTATGTGACGCAATGGTTGCACCTGGATGCTGATCTGCGGTCATTTTATGCCTTTGCGGCTGTTGATCCGGTGTTAGGGCCGTTGGTGGCACGTTATAAGGGATTGCGGCTGATAGGGATACCGGATCTGTTTGAGGCGCTGACGTGGACGATCACGGGGCAGCAGATCAGTTTGCCATTTGCCTATACATTGCGTAAGCGCTTTGTGACGGCTTTTGGTTATGCGTTGGAACATGGGGGAGCGACACACTACGTGTATCCTGTACCGGAAGTGGTTACAGCGGTACCTGCGGAGTGGATGACGGATATGCAATATTCCCGTGGGAAGGCGGCTTATATCCATGTGATTGCTGCGGCGATGGCTAGCGGACAGCTGGATGGGCAGCGGTTGAAGGAGATGGGGTATAGCGATGCGTTGCAGTATCTGCGATCTTTTAAAGGGATCGGTAACTGGTCGGCGAATTATGTGTTGATGAAGTATGCGCGGTTTCCGGAGGCATTGCCTTTGGAGGATGCGGGTTTGCACAATGCGTTGCGGAGGCAGCTGGCTTTGCCGGCGAAGCCAACGCTGAAGGAGGTATCTGCCTTAACGGCTCATTGGGGAGAACATGCGGCGTATGCGACGTTCTATTTATGGTATTCGTTCCTGGAGCCAGGCAAGTTGCCGTTGGGCTATCCGGATGCTGAATGA
- a CDS encoding matrixin family metalloprotease, translated as MKSKVLLFGLALAALASCQKSNDALVADDTSQEKDVPHVCVDKDLQQPGGPQTEAAGLTAKFWPNGKTITVKFLNGTSFVQNKVIQFARQWESYANIRFSFVAANQPAEIRIGFQFNGDGGSWSYIGKDAVGISASAPTMNFGWFNANTSDTEFRRTTVHEFGHAIGLIHEQSSPVANIPWNKEAVYNYYAGPPNYWSRSQVDYNVFFKYGTSGTQYSQYDPASIMHYPVPAAFTTNGFSVGNNTQLSTLDKQFIAKIYPK; from the coding sequence ATGAAATCCAAAGTACTGCTGTTCGGTCTGGCACTCGCGGCCTTGGCCAGCTGTCAGAAATCCAATGACGCACTCGTTGCGGACGATACCTCTCAAGAAAAAGATGTCCCACATGTATGCGTCGACAAAGACCTGCAACAACCTGGTGGTCCTCAAACTGAAGCCGCTGGCCTCACCGCTAAGTTCTGGCCCAATGGTAAGACCATCACCGTTAAATTCCTCAATGGCACTTCCTTCGTGCAGAATAAGGTCATCCAGTTCGCACGTCAATGGGAGAGCTACGCGAACATCCGCTTCAGCTTTGTAGCGGCCAATCAACCAGCTGAGATCAGAATAGGCTTCCAGTTCAACGGCGATGGTGGCTCCTGGTCATACATCGGCAAAGATGCCGTTGGTATCAGCGCCTCCGCTCCTACCATGAACTTCGGCTGGTTTAACGCAAACACCTCCGATACAGAATTCCGTCGTACTACCGTACACGAATTCGGTCATGCTATCGGTCTCATACACGAACAATCCAGCCCGGTAGCTAACATCCCGTGGAACAAAGAGGCAGTATATAACTACTACGCCGGACCTCCTAACTACTGGAGCAGATCACAAGTAGATTACAACGTATTCTTTAAGTATGGCACCTCCGGTACACAGTACTCCCAGTACGATCCGGCTTCCATCATGCACTATCCGGTGCCTGCGGCTTTCACGACCAATGGCTTTTCCGTTGGCAACAATACTCAACTGTCCACACTGGACAAACAGTTTATAGCAAAGATCTATCCTAAATAA
- a CDS encoding methylated-DNA--[protein]-cysteine S-methyltransferase encodes METATIYMSTPVGVLKIRGTAAYIDALHFMDEADGLDCEEAPPLLLQCRQQLQEYFDGERQVFDLPVVQPGSEFQQRVWQELLHIPYGVTISYLQQAKRLGDPKSIRAVGTTNGKNQLAIVVPCHRVIGSDGALTGYAGGVWRKRWLLDHERRVRYGDLRLF; translated from the coding sequence ATGGAAACAGCTACTATATATATGTCTACACCGGTGGGGGTGTTGAAGATCCGTGGTACTGCTGCTTATATCGATGCCTTACATTTTATGGATGAGGCGGATGGATTGGACTGCGAAGAGGCGCCACCGTTATTGCTACAATGTAGGCAGCAGTTGCAGGAATATTTCGATGGGGAGCGACAGGTATTTGATCTGCCGGTGGTGCAACCAGGTAGTGAATTTCAGCAGCGGGTATGGCAGGAGCTGTTACATATTCCATATGGGGTTACGATCTCTTATTTACAGCAGGCCAAGCGGTTGGGAGATCCTAAAAGCATACGGGCGGTGGGTACTACGAATGGTAAGAACCAGCTGGCTATTGTGGTGCCTTGTCACCGGGTGATCGGTAGTGATGGGGCGCTTACCGGTTATGCCGGTGGTGTATGGCGTAAGCGCTGGTTGCTGGATCATGAGCGGCGGGTACGTTATGGAGATCTTCGTTTGTTCTGA